One genomic region from Bradyrhizobium icense encodes:
- a CDS encoding YkgB family protein, which translates to MSRIITQLPAPILAPGSIIGWRDQAERLLVYAEPVSRAGLYLSLGIIYAWFGGMKFTDYEAQGLVPLVENSPLVSWFYALLSVRGFSNFLGFVELSIGLLIVLRLASPIFSAAGGLLSAGLFVTTVSFMISTPGVVVPELGLPAITVAPGQFLLKDVGLFAASFWVFIDSLKAVIRR; encoded by the coding sequence ATGTCACGCATTATTACCCAGCTCCCGGCGCCGATCCTCGCACCGGGCTCCATCATCGGGTGGCGCGATCAAGCCGAACGCCTGCTCGTCTACGCTGAGCCGGTCAGCCGAGCCGGTCTCTATTTGTCGCTCGGGATCATCTACGCCTGGTTCGGCGGAATGAAGTTCACCGATTATGAGGCCCAGGGGCTGGTGCCGCTGGTGGAGAACAGCCCGCTCGTGAGCTGGTTCTACGCTCTGCTTTCGGTCCGCGGCTTCTCCAATTTCCTTGGCTTCGTTGAACTCAGCATCGGGCTGCTGATCGTCCTCAGACTGGCAAGCCCGATCTTTTCTGCAGCAGGTGGCCTTCTCTCGGCCGGACTCTTCGTCACCACCGTCAGCTTCATGATCTCGACGCCAGGCGTCGTGGTGCCGGAGCTCGGGCTGCCCGCGATCACGGTCGCGCCGGGTCAGTTCCTCCTGAAGGACGTCGGCCTGTTCGCGGCTTCGTTCTGGGTATTCATCGACTCGCTGAAGGCGGTTATTCGCAGGTGA
- a CDS encoding carboxymuconolactone decarboxylase family protein produces MSKRLDYNQIAPAGVKALGGVYGYVMQSGLPPALVELVYLRISQINNCAYCLDMHMRDLLKKGEKIEKLALVQAWAEAGNLFDERERAALAWAETVTRVADTGVPDQAYQAARAVFEERELVDLTIAIGLMNAYNRMAISFRNTPQAALGK; encoded by the coding sequence ATGAGCAAGCGTCTCGACTACAACCAGATCGCGCCGGCAGGCGTGAAAGCGCTCGGCGGCGTCTACGGCTACGTCATGCAGAGCGGACTTCCTCCTGCGCTGGTCGAACTGGTCTACCTGAGAATTTCCCAGATCAACAACTGCGCCTACTGCCTCGACATGCACATGCGCGATCTGCTCAAGAAGGGAGAGAAGATCGAGAAGCTCGCGCTGGTGCAGGCGTGGGCCGAAGCCGGCAATCTCTTCGACGAGCGTGAACGCGCCGCGCTTGCATGGGCCGAGACGGTGACGCGCGTCGCCGATACCGGCGTGCCGGATCAAGCCTATCAGGCCGCCCGCGCCGTGTTCGAGGAGCGCGAGCTCGTGGACCTCACGATCGCGATTGGCCTGATGAACGCTTACAACCGCATGGCAATCAGTTTTCGCAACACGCCGCAGGCGGCGCTCGGGAAGTAG